In one window of uncultured Draconibacterium sp. DNA:
- the nusA gene encoding transcription termination factor NusA — protein MENINLIDTFAEFKELKNIDRVTMMSVLEEVFRSVLIRQYGTDENFDVIINIDKGDFEIWRNREVVADGEIEDPNLQITLSDALKIDDDYEVGEEVTDEVKLADFGRRAILNLRQNLASKILELEKDHIYGKYKDKIGDIVTGEVYQVWKKEILILDDEGNELILPKSEQIPSDYFRKGDNVRAIVYKVELRNNNPLIILSRTAPAFLERLFELEIPEIFDGLITIKKIVRVPGERAKVAVESYDERIDPVGACVGMKGSRIHGIVRELRNENIDVINYSSNLQLFIKRSLNPAKINSIKIIEVDKKAEVYLKPEEVSLAIGKGGLNIRLASQLTGYEIDVYREMEEDDEDVNLDEFADEIESWVIDALKGIGCDTAKNVLNIPRAELIKRTDLEDETIDDVLKVLSSEFE, from the coding sequence ATGGAAAATATTAACCTGATAGATACTTTTGCCGAATTTAAGGAGCTAAAAAACATTGACAGGGTTACAATGATGAGCGTGCTGGAAGAAGTTTTCCGCAGTGTGCTTATCCGTCAGTATGGTACTGATGAAAACTTTGATGTGATTATCAACATTGATAAGGGCGACTTTGAGATTTGGAGAAACCGCGAAGTTGTAGCAGACGGAGAGATTGAAGATCCGAATTTGCAAATAACTTTGAGCGATGCGCTGAAAATTGACGACGATTACGAAGTAGGCGAAGAGGTAACCGACGAGGTTAAATTAGCCGATTTTGGTCGCCGTGCCATTTTGAATTTGCGTCAGAACCTGGCCAGTAAAATTCTGGAACTGGAAAAAGATCACATTTACGGAAAGTATAAAGATAAAATTGGCGACATTGTAACCGGTGAAGTTTATCAGGTTTGGAAAAAGGAGATACTGATTCTGGATGATGAAGGAAACGAATTGATTCTTCCAAAATCAGAACAAATTCCATCAGATTATTTCCGTAAAGGAGATAACGTTCGTGCAATTGTATATAAAGTTGAATTACGAAATAACAACCCGCTGATTATTTTGTCGCGCACAGCTCCGGCTTTTCTCGAGCGTTTGTTCGAGTTGGAAATTCCGGAAATTTTCGATGGTTTAATTACCATCAAGAAAATTGTTCGTGTACCGGGCGAGCGTGCTAAAGTGGCAGTTGAATCGTACGACGAACGTATCGACCCTGTTGGAGCATGTGTAGGAATGAAAGGATCGAGAATCCACGGAATCGTTCGCGAGTTGCGTAACGAAAACATTGATGTTATTAATTATTCGTCAAACCTTCAGTTGTTCATTAAACGATCACTGAATCCGGCGAAAATTAATTCGATAAAAATTATCGAAGTCGATAAGAAAGCAGAAGTTTATCTGAAACCGGAAGAGGTGTCGTTGGCAATTGGTAAAGGCGGATTAAACATTCGTTTGGCCAGCCAGTTAACCGGATACGAGATCGATGTTTACCGTGAGATGGAAGAAGATGATGAAGATGTGAACCTGGATGAGTTTGCAGATGAAATAGAAAGCTGGGTAATTGATGCGTTAAAGGGAATCGGATGCGATACCGCAAAAAACGTGTTGAACATCCCGCGTGCTGAATTGATTAAAAGAACCGACCTCGAAGACGAAACTATTGACGACGTTCTGAAAGTCCTTAGTTCAGAATTTGAATAA
- the rimP gene encoding ribosome assembly cofactor RimP — protein sequence MIAKQKIIDLVNERLDDQMFIIDVTISSANDINVYVDGFNGITIEQCIAVSRNVEHNLDRDEEDFSLQVSSPGLTESFKVRQQYEKYTGKEIEVLTADNEKLKGLLLENNEDGIVLETSKREKVEGHKKKQLVVKKHILKYDEIKSAKAVISFK from the coding sequence ATGATAGCAAAACAGAAAATAATAGATTTGGTAAATGAACGTCTTGATGATCAGATGTTTATTATTGATGTGACGATAAGTTCGGCCAACGACATTAATGTGTACGTTGATGGATTTAACGGCATCACTATCGAACAATGTATTGCTGTAAGTCGTAATGTAGAGCACAATCTCGATAGGGATGAAGAGGATTTTTCGCTGCAGGTTTCGTCTCCGGGCCTAACCGAAAGCTTTAAAGTTAGGCAACAATACGAAAAATATACAGGTAAAGAGATTGAGGTTTTAACAGCCGACAATGAGAAATTGAAAGGGCTGCTTTTGGAAAATAATGAAGATGGCATAGTGCTTGAGACCTCTAAACGAGAAAAAGTGGAAGGTCACAAGAAAAAGCAATTGGTAGTAAAAAAACATATTTTAAAATACGACGAAATAAAAAGTGCGAAAGCGGTTATTTCATTTAAATAA